The Candidatus Zixiibacteriota bacterium DNA window ATTCCAATATTACGCCTATAATGACATCCCGAACACTTGATAGATTATCAGGGGCTAAAGTTTATCTAAAATGCGAGAATTTCCAGCGGACAGGCGCTTTCAAGTTTCGCGGCGCATTCAATGCTATTTCCCGGTTATCAAAAATTCAACAGGAACGCGGGATTATTACCTATTCCTGCGTCGTCAGGAACCCCTTCCTGACGACATCGGTAATAAAAATATCTACTTCCGCACAACTCGTTTGCCCCTAATTTCAACTCCCTCCAGCATAAGGAGCTTCTTTTTCATACCCATTCCAGCAGCGAAACCGGTTAAACTGCCATCCGAGCCAACTACGCGATGACAAGGCACAACTATCGCAATAGGATTGCTAGCCATAATCTGGCCAACAGCCCTCGCCGCTTTCGGTGAACCGGCTTTCTTTGCCAGCTGCCCGTAACTCATCACCTTGCCATAAGGAATTTTACTGCACTCGCGCAAGACTTTACGTTTGAATGACGGAAAATAATCTAAATCCAATTTTATATCAAAAGATTTTCTATTGCCTCTAAAATATTCTTGCAGCTGCGTTTTAATCTCTTTTGTTTTTTGCTGATTTTTTTCTGGTTGTAGATTACGATTGCAGACATGTTCGAAAATATCTGATAACCCTGAGTATTTGCCGAAACTGATTATCCTAAGTCCCTTATCACTGACAGCCAAGTTAAAATCGCCGAATTTCTTATCTTTAAAGGAATCTAAATATAAAACAGCTTTTATAGATTTCATAATTTCAACCCCAATTTTTTAGCTCTTTTAATTCTGTTCTTAGCATTAATATGGTCCCGATTGGATTTGGAAAAAACATGAGAACCATCCCCCTTGGCGACAAAATATAGATAGTCGCCAGCGGCGGGATTAACAGCCGCCTCAAGTGAAGCCTTGCCGGGAGAACATATAGGTCCGGGCGGCAAGCCATAATACTTATATGTATTATATGGCGAATCTAATTTAAGGTCTCGTCTATATAGAGGCCGGTTCAGACCGCCGAGGGCATAGATTACAGTAGGGTCGCATTGAAGACGCATGCCGATTTTTAGCCGCTTGTGATAAACCGCCGAAATCATCGGCCTTTCGCTGTCAATCATTGCCTCTGACTCGATAAGCGAGGCCATTATAACCGCTTCATAAATATCCAAACCATGCCTTTTTGCTTTTGCCTCAAATGAATCAGGTATGCTGGCAAAAAAATGATTCAGCATTTTATTGACTACTTGCCGCGGCGATTCATCATAGAAAAAATTGTACGTATCGGGAAACAGATACCCCTCCAAATCATCAGTGGGAATAGAAAGCGAATCAAGCAGCGTTCGGCTGCCGCATGCCTTAATGAAATCATCTTTATTGAAAAGCAATTTACCGCTTAGAAGTTCGGCGGTTTTTTCAACAGTCAGTCCCTCCTGAATAGTTACATTATAGGGAATAGCCGAGCCAGTTGTTAATATCTCGAAAATATCAGCGAAACTGGCATTCGGTTCGATTGCATAACGGCCTGTTTTTAATTTGCGGGAATGTCCGAAAATTTTTGAAAACAGCACAAAATTAAACTCTGAGGAGATAGCGCCTATTTTATAAAGTTTATAGCTTATATCATAAACCGTCTCGCCGCGATTGACTACAATATATTTGGTTTTATCGCCGAAGTCGGGCGATTGATGCGGGATGTAATACAGATAAAAGCCAACTAATATGCAAACAATCAAACATATTGAAATTATTCTTACAATGTAGCGCAATGTTATTGACCTATACTTTCTGAAAGGCAATGAGACAAACATCGACCCAACAAGGACAATCGAGGCAATGAGCCCAAGCAGGTTTGAACCCCACCAGTATGCCTTATCTTTAAGACTGAATTTATCTTCATTGATTTTTATTGCCATCGAGAAATGCCTGTAAAATTATAGCAGCCGCTACTTCATCTATTTTGCCTTTGCGAGCTTTTTTACCTGAGGCGTGAATCTGCTTGGCGGCTTCCCATGATGATAATGTCTCATCAACCAGATTGACAGGATATTCGGTTTTTGATTCTAACATACCTGCTAATTTTTCGGTTTTTTTAGCCATAGCGCCGCGGCTGCCATCCATATTAAGCGGCAGTCCAATTACGAACTCCTTGATTTCCTCTTTCTCGCCAATAGCCAGAAGTTTTTCTACCAGATCATTATATCCGGTAAATTTTATATAACCATAACCGGAGGCTAAAAATC harbors:
- a CDS encoding pyridoxal-phosphate dependent enzyme — its product is MFEKIKGAKKRLWGHSNITPIMTSRTLDRLSGAKVYLKCENFQRTGAFKFRGAFNAISRLSKIQQERGIITYSCVVRNPFLTTSVIKISTSAQLVCP
- a CDS encoding MGMT family protein, which gives rise to MKSIKAVLYLDSFKDKKFGDFNLAVSDKGLRIISFGKYSGLSDIFEHVCNRNLQPEKNQQKTKEIKTQLQEYFRGNRKSFDIKLDLDYFPSFKRKVLRECSKIPYGKVMSYGQLAKKAGSPKAARAVGQIMASNPIAIVVPCHRVVGSDGSLTGFAAGMGMKKKLLMLEGVEIRGKRVVRK
- the mltG gene encoding endolytic transglycosylase MltG; the protein is MAIKINEDKFSLKDKAYWWGSNLLGLIASIVLVGSMFVSLPFRKYRSITLRYIVRIISICLIVCILVGFYLYYIPHQSPDFGDKTKYIVVNRGETVYDISYKLYKIGAISSEFNFVLFSKIFGHSRKLKTGRYAIEPNASFADIFEILTTGSAIPYNVTIQEGLTVEKTAELLSGKLLFNKDDFIKACGSRTLLDSLSIPTDDLEGYLFPDTYNFFYDESPRQVVNKMLNHFFASIPDSFEAKAKRHGLDIYEAVIMASLIESEAMIDSERPMISAVYHKRLKIGMRLQCDPTVIYALGGLNRPLYRRDLKLDSPYNTYKYYGLPPGPICSPGKASLEAAVNPAAGDYLYFVAKGDGSHVFSKSNRDHINAKNRIKRAKKLGLKL
- the ruvX gene encoding Holliday junction resolvase RuvX, translated to MSRVLAIDYGDARVGIAVSDQSRFLASGYGYIKFTGYNDLVEKLLAIGEKEEIKEFVIGLPLNMDGSRGAMAKKTEKLAGMLESKTEYPVNLVDETLSSWEAAKQIHASGKKARKGKIDEVAAAIILQAFLDGNKNQ